One Rouxiella sp. S1S-2 genomic window, GCTGAAGGTGCTCTATCGCTTGAATAAATCCGGCTATGAAGCTTATCTGGTCGGCGGCGGTGTTCGTGACCTGCTGCTGGATAAAAAACCGAAGGACTTTGATATTACGACCAACGCTACGCCGGAGCAGGTGCGTAAACTGTTCCGCAACTGCCGTTTAGTGGGACGTCGCTTCCGTCTGGCCCACGTCATGTTTGGTCCAGAAATTATTGAAGTCGCCACCTTCCGTGGACACCACGAGCAGCTTGAGGAAACGGATGATAAAAATCTGTCTCAGCAGGCGCAAAATGGCATGCTGCTGCGCGACAACATCTTTGGTTCGATTGAGGAAGATGCTCAGCGCCGTGATTTCACCATCAACAGCATGTACTACGGAATTTCAGATTTCACGTTGCGTGACTTTACCGGTGGCCTGAAGGATCTGCAGGACGGCATTATCCGTCTGATTGGCGATCCTGAGACACGTTATCGCGAAGATCCGGTGCGCATGCTGCGCGCCGTGCGCTTTGCCGCAAAGCTGGAGATGACCATCAGTCCAGAAACCGCCGAGCCTATTCCACGCCTGGCGGCGCTGCTGCATGAAATTCCCCCGGCGCGTCTGTTTGAAGAATCGCTTAAACTGCTGCAGGCTGGCTACGGTTTCAGAACGGCCCAGCTGTTGCGTGAATATCAACTGTTCCAACCGCTGTTTCCACTCATTGCTCGTCAGTTTACCGAGCGTGGCGACAGTCC contains:
- the pcnB gene encoding polynucleotide adenylyltransferase PcnB, yielding MTIIPRERHNISRRDISDNALKVLYRLNKSGYEAYLVGGGVRDLLLDKKPKDFDITTNATPEQVRKLFRNCRLVGRRFRLAHVMFGPEIIEVATFRGHHEQLEETDDKNLSQQAQNGMLLRDNIFGSIEEDAQRRDFTINSMYYGISDFTLRDFTGGLKDLQDGIIRLIGDPETRYREDPVRMLRAVRFAAKLEMTISPETAEPIPRLAALLHEIPPARLFEESLKLLQAGYGFRTAQLLREYQLFQPLFPLIARQFTERGDSPMERILDQVLKNTDHRLHNDMRVNPAFLFAAMLWYPVIEHAQKLAQEGGLTYYDAFSLAMNDVLDEQCRSLAIPKRITTLVRDIWALQLRLSRRQGKRAHKLMEHPKFRAAFDLLALRAEVEQHRELQSLTQWWSEFQEATPASQKNMLGTLGDDAAPRRNRTRRPRKRAPRAGNSQ